The Metamycoplasma subdolum DNA window GGCAGCCGCAATTCCAGCAGGTATTCTTTCTGCAAACGTTGCTGCATTAAGTGGAGGTTACAAACAAAACTATTATGGTTGAGTTGACAAAAGTGTAAAAATCTTAACTTTTGGTCAAACAAGAGGACTAAATAACATTGGTAACTTAATTGGAGCAGGTACTGAATTTTATAGAAATAAACAAAATTTACAAGAAACAGTTCAAGGTTTCAAAAATAAGGCTATGAACGAAAATAACTGAGAGTTTTATTTAAATGGTAAAGTTATACCACCAGATGCCTTATTTATTCAAGAACAAGAAATAGCTGAATTTAAAGAAATTTTGACTAAAGTTCAAAAGGGCGAAGGTTTAACTGAAAAAGAAACTGCAAAACTAGCATTGTATGATGAAAAATACAAGGCAATTAAAGAAGATTTAATTAATGAAATAATAGCAATGCTTGGAAAAGAAGACAAAAACGAGAAAATAAAAGATAAAGTTCTTGCAAACAAAACTACATTGCTTGCAGAAAAAGAAGTTAAACAAGTAATTGTTGCAAAATTTTTCCCTTGGTTTTTAGAAAAAACCAACAAGCAAAACCCAAATCCTGCAACTGAAGAAGATCAAAAAATTAATAAATTAATCTCAGATCAAATTAATTTATTGAGTGAAATTGTAAGAATTGCTACTTTAACAGACATTTCAACTCACATTTTCTGACAAATTGTTAATCTAATGTTAGATCAAACAATGATTGAAGTTATTGACAGAGTTTTACAAATTGTTGATGTTAAAATAGGCAAAATCAAAGTTGAGCTTGCAACTTTAGGTGTAAATCTAAGCGAAACAAAATTATTTGTAAGAATTGCAAAAAATGATGATCAATACTATAAAGATTTAAATTTAAAAACAGATGATCTAAATGAACTTAATCTAGCAGTTATTGTAAAAAGTTCACGTGCTAAATGATTCATTAATAAATTTATGGATTTAGCAACTAAGCAAGCAAATTACAAACCAATTCATGAAGAAACTTTAAAAATTTATTCACAAGTTGTAAATCAAATGTTTGGAACAATAATTAAATAGAACAAAAAAAGGTGCTTTGAAAGGGCACCTTTTTATTTTTAGTTTCTATTATTTATCTTGAATTGCTTCAATTCCAGGTAATTCTTTTCCTTGAACAAATTCAATTGAAGCTCCACCACCAGTTGAGATAAATGAGAATTTGTCTTGATATCCTAATTTATTAATAGCAGCAGCTGAATCACCACCACCTACAACTGAGTAAGCAGATTTGTTTTTACTAATTTCAATAGCAATTTTACGTGTTCCCATTTCAAAATTTGAAAATTCAGTAACACCTAAAGGACCATTTCAGAAAATAGTTTTTGCTTTTGCAATTTCTTGAGCAAAAATCTTGACTGTTTTAGGACCAACATCAAGCCCTTCAAATCCATCAGGAATATTTGGGTTTTTAGGATTAGTGTAAATTACTTTATTATTAGCAAATTCTTTAGAAATACCGAAGTCAACAGGTAGAACAATTTTGTCATTGTATTCTTCTAAAAACTTCTTAGCAAGTTCAACTTTGTCATCTTCACAAAGTGAATTTCCAATATTGTGTCCTTGTGCTTTCTTGAAGGTGTAAGCCATTCCACCACCAATTAAAACTTTGTCAGCAACGGTGAAAAGCCTTTCTAAAACTTTAATTTTATCTGAAACTTTTGCACCACCAATTACTGCTACAAAAGGACGTTCAAAACCATCTAATAGTTTTGATAAGTGTTTAACTTCTTCTTCCATTAAGAAGCCAAGTGCACTTTCTTTTGCAAATTGTGCTACTCCAACAGTTGATGCGTGAGCACGATGTGCAGTTGCAAAAGCGTCATTAATAAATACATCACCTAAACTTGCTCATTCTTTTGCAAGTGCTTCATTATTTGTAGATTCAGCTTTGTCATTTAGATCTTCAAAACGAGTGTTTTCTAAAAATAATATTTGTCCAGGTTTTAAATTTTTAGCAGCATCTCTTACTTCTTGTCCACGAGTTTCTTGAATAAAGAATACTTCTCTTTTAATTAAATTGCAGAATTCTTTTACAACAGGTAAAAGTGTTTTTTGTTCTTTTTCAACTTCTGATTTAACTCTTCCTAAATGGCTTAAAAGAATTAATGAAGCACCTTCACCTAAAATGTATTTTATAGTTGGTAAAGTTGAAACGATTCTTTTGTTATCAACAACTTTTCCATTTTCAACTGGAACGTTAAAGTCAACTCTTAGGATAACTTTTTTTCCGCCCAATTTCAAATCTTTAATAGTTTTTTTCATTTTTTAAGTTAGCTCCGTCTTCTATACTTATGTCAATCTGTGATTGCATTATAAATTATAAAAAAGTTTATAATTATTAAATAAAAATAACAAAATTTTAAAGGTAAACTTATGGCACAGAAGCAAAAAGACACAAGAAGTTTAATTTATGACCCTGATGAAGATACCACTTCAAAACTTATTAAAGACTTTCAAATTTATAAAAAGAACGCAGTTTTCATCAAAGATTATTCTGAGATGGAAATTTTTGAGAATTTCAAAGAAATTCGTTGAATGAAAATCATTGATGAAAAACTTGAAGAATATGTTGATGAAACTAAAAAACGTCAAAACAAAATTAGGATTAAATATAATGCTTATACTGAGTTTGAAAATTGATCAGAGTCGCCTTTAGCGCAAACAACTCGTCCACTTTCTAAAGGAGTTAGACTTGCAATAATTGGAATTTGTACCTTAATTTTTATCGCAATGGTGTTAATTATTTATACACTTACCAAATGATTATTATAGAAGGAGATAGAATGACTGAGAAAATTCTTTTATATACAATTTTAGGTATGGTTTGCTTTTTATTTTTAGTTTCATTTGCACGTTATCTTTTTCTTTTTGTATCACATGTTAAGAAACTAAAAACAAAAAGAGAGGCATTAGGACAATCAACAAAAATTCGTTTGATTCACCAACTTAGAGAAGCTTTAGAATATCTTTCAAGAAACAGAACTGGAGCAATTATTACTATTGAAAACCATGATAATTTAGATCTTTTAAGAACAGACGGAATTATCATTGATGCTAATATTTCAAGTTCATTAATTATTGCAATTTTTAACAAAAAAAGTCCTTTACATGATGGAGCAATAATTATTCGTGGCAATAAAATTTACTATGCTTCAACCTATTACAAAATTACTAAAAAATCAATTGATAATAAGTATGGTGCAAGACATAGAGCAGGAATGGGGATTAGTGAAATTTGTGATGCGACAACCTTAATTGTTTCTGAGGAAACTGGTGGAATTTCGCTAGCACAACAAGGAACATTGAGACAAATTTTGCCTGAACAATTACAAGAAGTTCTATCTGATATTTTTCAAGAAACTGTGTAATATCAAAAATCAAAAAGCAACTTGGATTAAGTTGCTTTTTAAAATTTCTTATTTTCTAAATATCGCCACTTTCACGCAACATTTTTTCAATACCTGCTGTTAGATTTTTTGAAAAAACTCCATTTTTATTTTTGAACTGATCATATAAAAAATCAAGTTCATCATATAAACGATAAATTAGTTCTAAAGGATAGTTATAAGCTTCGATTGAAGTCTTGAAATCCATTCAATCAATAACGTTAAACTCTTTATCAATATAACTTTTAATATCAATGTCAAGGTCAATATATTTAATGACTTGTTTATCTATGAAAAACGGACTTGCCAAATTAACATAAATGTAGTTCGGTTTGTTCTTATTTAAAGTTACTGATGCATTATAAAAATGATTCTTTGCAAAGAAAAATAAGATTGGATCTGAAACAACTCAGTTAATATCTTTTTCTTGGACTTTTGATTTCATAAGTAAGACCACAACAAAGTCATTAAGGTTCGCAATTATTTTAGCCCCTTCATATTGACGGTATAAAGTTCCGTCATATTTATAAGCTTTGATGGTTGTAATTTGCCCCATATTAAAAAGGTGGCGTGGCCGATTTTTTACTTGAAAGTCATAGCAAGGTGCTGACATTAAATCGTCAAAGCATTGTATATCATTCGCTTTATTTATTTCTTGTTTTTTCATGTTTTTTCCTATATATTCTAAAGTTCTGATAATTATGATTTTTTAATTAAATTGAAGCTGATTAATTTAAAACAGCTGCTCTAATTATAGATAAAATGAGCAAGAAAAATGAATAAAATGTAATTCTTAAATTAATAACAAAAAATAAGTTATATTAAGAAATAAAAAATGAAAACTTACAAAGTATAATTAATTTGTATAAAATCAGGAGGATACAAAATAAAAATGAAACTACTAGTACTACTACACCCAAAATTCAATGATATTGAATTAATAGTAACTTTGGGAGCTCTTAAAAAAGCATCTATTTTCAGCGAAATTGAATTCTACAACCATAAATACACATCAGCGAGAGGACAATACGGACTTTGTGAATATTACGTTAACAACAAAACGGATATTGATAAATATGATGCAATCTTCATTCCTGGTGGAAAAAGTGCACAAGAACTAAGAGAAGATAGAAAGTCTTTAGATGTTATTGAATACTTTGTAAAAATGGAGAGATATGTTTTTGCAATTTGCGACACACCTAATGCATTGTACGAAAAAGGAATTTTTAAAGATGATGTTAAATATTCATCTTACCCAATTCAAAATATTCGTCAAACTGCAAGCAAAAACAGAAACGAAAACTTGTCTACAGTTTATAACGGAAGAATTGTTACTGGTAGATCAGCAGGAGCAGCAGTTGAATTTGCTCTTTCAATTATTGAAACATTAAAAGGCAAAGAATTTGCTAAGGCTGCTAAAGAACAAATTTTTGGTCTTTAAGATTAGTAAACAAAAAGAATGGTGAAATAAAAGTCGCTTTCAAGCGGCTTTTTTAATTCTATTTAATACAATTACACAAATTCTTTTTTAACGTCTTGGTAAAAAATTTCATCAATAATTGCTGCACCGATAACTTCATTATCGTGGTAGATTACAACTTCTTGGCCTGGAGTAACTGCTTCAGTATCAGGATAGTTAACTTCGATTTTATTATTTTCAATCA harbors:
- a CDS encoding phosphoglycerate kinase, encoding MKKTIKDLKLGGKKVILRVDFNVPVENGKVVDNKRIVSTLPTIKYILGEGASLILLSHLGRVKSEVEKEQKTLLPVVKEFCNLIKREVFFIQETRGQEVRDAAKNLKPGQILFLENTRFEDLNDKAESTNNEALAKEWASLGDVFINDAFATAHRAHASTVGVAQFAKESALGFLMEEEVKHLSKLLDGFERPFVAVIGGAKVSDKIKVLERLFTVADKVLIGGGMAYTFKKAQGHNIGNSLCEDDKVELAKKFLEEYNDKIVLPVDFGISKEFANNKVIYTNPKNPNIPDGFEGLDVGPKTVKIFAQEIAKAKTIFWNGPLGVTEFSNFEMGTRKIAIEISKNKSAYSVVGGGDSAAAINKLGYQDKFSFISTGGGASIEFVQGKELPGIEAIQDK
- a CDS encoding diadenylate cyclase, coding for MTEKILLYTILGMVCFLFLVSFARYLFLFVSHVKKLKTKREALGQSTKIRLIHQLREALEYLSRNRTGAIITIENHDNLDLLRTDGIIIDANISSSLIIAIFNKKSPLHDGAIIIRGNKIYYASTYYKITKKSIDNKYGARHRAGMGISEICDATTLIVSEETGGISLAQQGTLRQILPEQLQEVLSDIFQETV
- a CDS encoding DUF402 domain-containing protein — translated: MKKQEINKANDIQCFDDLMSAPCYDFQVKNRPRHLFNMGQITTIKAYKYDGTLYRQYEGAKIIANLNDFVVVLLMKSKVQEKDINWVVSDPILFFFAKNHFYNASVTLNKNKPNYIYVNLASPFFIDKQVIKYIDLDIDIKSYIDKEFNVIDWMDFKTSIEAYNYPLELIYRLYDELDFLYDQFKNKNGVFSKNLTAGIEKMLRESGDI
- a CDS encoding DJ-1/PfpI family protein; protein product: MKLLVLLHPKFNDIELIVTLGALKKASIFSEIEFYNHKYTSARGQYGLCEYYVNNKTDIDKYDAIFIPGGKSAQELREDRKSLDVIEYFVKMERYVFAICDTPNALYEKGIFKDDVKYSSYPIQNIRQTASKNRNENLSTVYNGRIVTGRSAGAAVEFALSIIETLKGKEFAKAAKEQIFGL